The segment TGGTTATTCCTCTTAAGAGCGCCAGAGTAATTTGAGAAATTTTGGAGATTTAATCTGAGAATTGACAGTAAGCTAAAAACCTGTTGAACGTCACCTTTACTGTTGCCACCTGCATTGGTTTCAATTCCTTGGAGATAGGCTAAAAACAGCAAACGCAAGTTGCAAAACTACGAAGCGAATTTGGTTTCAATTCCTTGGAGGTAGGCTAAAAACAAAATATGGGCACAGGTGAAATTCTATGACTACTCATGTTTCAATCCCTTGGAGGTAGGCTAAAAACCTCCACCGCCATAATCAATCGTGAAACCCGAATCAAGTTTCAATTCCTTGGAGGTAGGCTAAAAACTGTTAATCCGCTTTTTTCTGCAATATCTTTTTGAGAGTTTCAATTCCTTGGAGGTAGGCTAAAAACTATATACTTTTTGCTGTGTTGATATTGACTTCCCTTGTTTCAATTCCTTGGAGGTAGGCTAAAAACTGGATATTTCCAGCTATATTTACAGTCCTGACACTGGTTTCAATTCCTTGGAGGTAGGCTAAAAACGTCCCATCGGGCTTCTGCACTCTCCACTGCCGTTCTGGTTTCAATTCCTTGGAGGTAGGCTAAAAACCCAAGAGAAATGTTCATTAAAATAAAGTGGATTTGTGTTTCAATTCCTTGGAGGTATGTACTGGCCCCCGATTATTTGGACTTAAACGACTAACACTCCTCGACTCACATTATTTCTTAAAATTTCTTCATAAAATTTGCTTGGCGTCATATAGCCCAGCGATTGATGGGGCCTTATAGTATTGTATTCCATTATAAACTTATCAAGTCCTTTTATAAACGAGCCATATCCTGCAAATTCATTTAGCATTATATACTCTTCCTTCAAAGTCCTGAAAAATCGCTCTATGTTAGGATTTCTCTCCGGGGATCTTACAGGTATTCGCTCGTGTAATATACCCTGGCGTTTG is part of the Calorimonas adulescens genome and harbors:
- a CDS encoding integrase core domain-containing protein, which produces KRQGILHERIPVRSPERNPNIERFFRTLKEEYIMLNEFAGYGSFIKGLDKFIMEYNTIRPHQSLGYMTPSKFYEEILRNNVSRGVLVV